The following are encoded together in the Kribbella voronezhensis genome:
- the tilS gene encoding tRNA lysidine(34) synthetase TilS has product MPGSAESTGEYRGKLHPSVARVREAVRTALADLPRDTTVLVACSGGADSLALAAAAAFEAPKLGLSAGAVIVDHGLQADSEDIAATAAEQCKALGLDPVHVRAVEVGDEGGPEGAARTARYDALRDAAEEVGADVVLLAHTRNDQAETVLLGLARGSGARSLAGMAPVAGILRRPFLELSRSTTAAACVASGLRPWHDPHNDDPKYKRVRVRHEVLPVLEEALGPGVTEALARTAGLLRADADALDVLAAELAETAVRRTDGEVRCDVGLLEGEPAALRTRALRQAALEAGCRANDLTAGHVAAVDALVTDWRGQRWIDLPQGIRAVRRAGFIVLAPGVTP; this is encoded by the coding sequence ATGCCTGGGTCAGCAGAGTCAACGGGTGAGTACCGCGGCAAGCTGCATCCGTCGGTAGCCCGGGTCCGGGAGGCGGTCCGTACTGCGCTCGCCGACCTCCCGCGGGACACCACAGTGCTGGTCGCCTGCTCCGGTGGCGCCGACTCGCTCGCACTGGCGGCAGCGGCTGCGTTCGAGGCTCCGAAGCTGGGACTGAGCGCAGGAGCGGTCATCGTTGATCACGGACTCCAGGCCGACTCCGAAGACATCGCTGCGACGGCGGCCGAGCAGTGCAAGGCGCTGGGACTCGATCCCGTGCATGTACGAGCTGTCGAGGTCGGTGACGAGGGCGGGCCCGAGGGAGCCGCCCGGACTGCGCGGTACGACGCTCTGCGCGACGCGGCCGAGGAGGTGGGCGCCGACGTCGTACTGCTCGCTCACACTCGGAACGACCAGGCAGAGACGGTCCTGCTGGGCCTCGCTCGTGGCTCCGGTGCCCGGTCGCTGGCAGGGATGGCGCCGGTGGCAGGGATCCTGCGCAGGCCGTTCCTGGAGCTGTCTCGGTCGACTACCGCGGCTGCCTGCGTGGCATCAGGGCTCAGGCCGTGGCACGACCCGCACAACGACGACCCGAAGTACAAGAGAGTGCGAGTACGGCACGAGGTGCTCCCAGTGCTCGAAGAGGCGCTGGGGCCGGGCGTGACCGAGGCACTGGCCCGTACGGCGGGCTTGCTGCGGGCGGACGCGGACGCGCTCGACGTACTGGCCGCGGAGCTGGCGGAGACCGCGGTACGGCGTACTGACGGCGAGGTGCGGTGTGATGTTGGCCTCCTCGAAGGTGAGCCGGCAGCGCTCCGGACCAGGGCGCTGCGGCAGGCGGCGCTGGAAGCCGGTTGCCGCGCCAACGACCTCACCGCGGGCCACGTCGCGGCCGTCGACGCACTGGTGACGGATTGGCGCGGACAGCGCTGGATCGACCTGCCGCAAGGGATCCGGGCGGTCCGGCGGGCCGGATTCATCGTCTTGGCGCCGGGTGTGACACCCTGA
- the hpt gene encoding hypoxanthine phosphoribosyltransferase produces MDASDIEKDLAQIHFTEEQIQAKLKELAGRIEQDYEGKDLLIIGVLRGAVMVMADLARSFSRHIEMDWMAISSYGSGTKSSGVVRIQKDLDTDITNRHVLIVEDIIDTGLTLTWLVSNLQSRKPASLEICTAFRKPDAAKMSVPVKYVGLELPDEFVVGYGLDYAEKYRNLRCVATLAPHVYS; encoded by the coding sequence GTGGACGCGTCGGACATCGAGAAAGACCTGGCCCAGATTCATTTCACCGAGGAGCAGATCCAGGCGAAGCTGAAGGAACTGGCCGGCCGGATCGAGCAGGACTACGAGGGCAAGGACCTGCTGATCATCGGCGTCCTGCGCGGCGCGGTGATGGTGATGGCCGATCTCGCCCGGTCCTTCAGCCGGCACATCGAGATGGACTGGATGGCGATCTCCTCTTACGGCTCGGGAACGAAGTCGTCCGGGGTGGTCCGGATCCAGAAGGACCTGGACACCGACATCACCAACCGGCACGTCCTGATCGTCGAGGACATCATCGACACCGGGCTGACGCTGACCTGGCTGGTCAGCAACCTGCAGTCCCGCAAGCCCGCCTCGCTGGAGATCTGTACGGCGTTCCGCAAGCCGGACGCCGCGAAGATGTCGGTCCCGGTGAAGTACGTCGGCCTCGAGCTGCCGGACGAGTTCGTCGTCGGCTACGGGCTGGACTACGCCGAGAAGTACCGCAACCTGCGGTGCGTCGCCACCCTCGCGCCGCACGTCTACTCCTGA
- the ftsH gene encoding ATP-dependent zinc metalloprotease FtsH, giving the protein MDVKRIFRGPLFWIILAFLGVLVIGQLLTGSTGYKTEPTGQVVQLIKQATDAPAGEKSIKSATLIDPDQEIRIEKTDGTKVRAHWVDGQANTLGTDLQNLFQNNKIEKYDVENPKPSFIGQVFSTLIPFLLIAVVFIFLMNSMQGGGSRVMSFAKSKAKLITKDTPKTTFADVAGCDEAIEELGEIKEFLQEPGKFQAVGAKIPKGVLLYGQPGTGKTLLARAVAGEAGVPFYSISGSDFVEMFVGVGASRVRDLFETAKTNAPAIVFIDEIDAVGRHRGAGLGGGHDEREQTLNQLLVEMDGFDVRGGVILIAATNRPDVLDPALLRPGRFDRQIAVDAPDLPGREKILKVHARGKPMAENADLRAVARRTPGFTGADLANVLNEAALLTARLNKQQIDKNALDEAIDRVIAGPQRRTRLMSDKEKVLTAYHEGGHALVAAALPHSDPVHKVTILPRGRALGYTMVLPDEDKYSTTRSEMLDKLAYMLGGRAAEEMVFHDPTTGASNDIEKATALARAMVTQYGMTERLGAIKFGQDSGEPFLGRDLGSQRNYSEEIAAAVDEEVGKLILNAHQEAFDILAENRAVLDHLVEELLEKETLDKGEIARIFAPIQKRELRPAWTGSSTRVPSEQPPVMPLPSRGEQNGSLSDVIPGGSVGPDEAAHGPNYGGGPTPPAE; this is encoded by the coding sequence ATGGACGTCAAGCGCATCTTCCGCGGACCCCTGTTCTGGATCATCCTCGCGTTCTTGGGCGTGCTGGTGATCGGGCAGCTCCTGACCGGCTCGACCGGGTACAAGACCGAGCCCACCGGCCAGGTGGTGCAGCTGATCAAGCAGGCCACCGACGCCCCGGCCGGCGAGAAGTCGATCAAGTCGGCGACGCTGATCGACCCGGATCAGGAGATCCGGATCGAGAAGACCGACGGCACCAAGGTGCGGGCGCACTGGGTCGACGGTCAGGCCAACACCCTGGGCACCGACCTGCAGAACCTGTTCCAGAACAACAAGATCGAGAAGTACGACGTGGAGAACCCGAAGCCGAGCTTCATCGGCCAGGTGTTCTCGACGCTGATCCCGTTCCTGCTGATCGCCGTCGTCTTCATCTTCTTGATGAACTCGATGCAGGGCGGCGGCTCGCGGGTGATGAGCTTCGCCAAGTCGAAGGCCAAGCTGATCACCAAGGACACCCCGAAGACGACGTTCGCGGACGTCGCCGGGTGCGACGAGGCGATCGAGGAACTCGGCGAGATCAAGGAGTTCCTGCAGGAGCCGGGCAAGTTCCAGGCCGTCGGCGCCAAGATCCCCAAGGGTGTGCTGCTCTACGGCCAGCCCGGTACCGGTAAGACGCTGCTCGCCCGCGCCGTCGCCGGCGAGGCGGGCGTGCCGTTCTACTCGATCTCCGGTTCGGACTTCGTCGAGATGTTCGTCGGTGTCGGTGCCTCCCGGGTCCGCGACCTGTTCGAGACCGCCAAGACCAACGCGCCGGCGATCGTGTTCATCGACGAGATCGACGCCGTCGGCCGGCACCGGGGCGCGGGCCTCGGCGGTGGCCACGACGAGCGCGAGCAGACGCTGAACCAGTTGCTGGTCGAGATGGACGGCTTCGACGTCCGCGGCGGCGTCATCCTGATCGCGGCCACCAACCGTCCGGACGTGCTCGACCCGGCGCTGCTGCGCCCGGGCCGCTTCGACCGCCAGATCGCCGTCGACGCGCCGGACCTGCCGGGCCGCGAGAAGATCCTGAAGGTGCACGCCCGCGGCAAGCCGATGGCCGAGAACGCCGACCTGCGCGCGGTAGCCCGCCGTACGCCGGGCTTCACCGGTGCCGACCTGGCCAACGTGCTCAACGAGGCCGCGCTGCTGACGGCCCGGCTGAACAAGCAGCAGATCGACAAGAACGCGCTCGACGAGGCGATCGACCGCGTGATCGCCGGACCGCAGCGCCGGACCCGCTTGATGTCGGACAAGGAGAAGGTGCTGACGGCCTACCACGAGGGCGGACACGCCCTGGTCGCCGCCGCGCTGCCGCACTCCGACCCGGTGCACAAGGTGACGATCCTGCCGCGCGGCCGCGCGCTGGGGTACACGATGGTGCTGCCGGACGAGGACAAGTACTCGACCACCCGGTCGGAGATGCTCGACAAGCTGGCCTACATGCTCGGTGGCCGCGCCGCCGAGGAGATGGTCTTCCACGACCCGACCACCGGCGCCAGCAACGACATCGAGAAGGCGACCGCACTGGCCCGCGCGATGGTCACGCAGTACGGCATGACCGAGCGGCTGGGCGCGATCAAGTTCGGCCAGGACTCCGGGGAGCCGTTCCTGGGCAGGGATCTGGGCAGCCAGCGCAACTACTCCGAGGAGATCGCCGCGGCGGTCGACGAAGAGGTCGGCAAGCTGATCCTGAACGCACACCAGGAGGCCTTCGACATCCTGGCCGAGAACCGCGCCGTCCTGGACCACCTGGTCGAGGAGCTGCTGGAGAAGGAGACGCTGGACAAGGGCGAGATCGCCCGGATCTTCGCGCCGATCCAGAAGCGTGAGCTGCGCCCGGCGTGGACCGGATCGTCGACCCGGGTGCCGTCCGAGCAGCCGCCGGTGATGCCGCTGCCGTCGCGCGGTGAGCAGAACGGTTCGCTGTCCGACGTGATCCCCGGTGGATCGGTCGGCCCCGACGAGGCGGCGCACGGCCCCAACTACGGCGGCGGGCCGACCCCACCGGCCGAGTGA
- the folE gene encoding GTP cyclohydrolase I FolE: MTSPKFDHARAERAVRELLIAIGEDPDREGLQETPARVARSYAEIAAGLGQQAEDVLTTTFDLGHDELILVKDIEVWSICEHHLVPFTGVAHVGYIPGADGRITGLSKLARLVDVFAKRPQVQERLTTQVAESLVDILKPRGVIVVIECEHLCMTMRGVRKPGAKTITSAVRGQLRNPVTRAEAMSLIVG, from the coding sequence GTGACTTCGCCGAAATTCGACCATGCACGTGCCGAACGCGCGGTCCGCGAACTGCTGATCGCCATCGGCGAGGACCCCGACCGCGAGGGCCTGCAGGAGACGCCGGCCCGGGTGGCCCGTTCGTACGCCGAGATCGCGGCCGGCCTCGGTCAGCAGGCCGAGGACGTGCTGACCACGACCTTCGACCTCGGCCACGACGAGCTGATCCTGGTGAAGGACATCGAGGTCTGGTCGATCTGCGAACATCACCTGGTCCCGTTCACCGGCGTGGCCCACGTCGGCTACATCCCGGGGGCGGACGGGCGGATCACCGGGCTGTCCAAACTGGCCCGGCTCGTCGACGTGTTCGCCAAACGCCCGCAGGTCCAGGAGCGGCTGACCACGCAGGTCGCGGAGTCCCTGGTGGACATCCTCAAGCCGCGCGGCGTGATCGTGGTGATCGAGTGCGAACACCTCTGTATGACGATGCGCGGCGTCCGCAAGCCGGGCGCGAAGACGATCACCTCGGCCGTCCGCGGCCAGCTCCGCAACCCCGTGACGCGCGCCGAGGCGATGAGCCTGATCGTCGGCTGA
- a CDS encoding S1 family peptidase, whose translation MSGRFRVGAALTGIVVLTAAGLIAANGAQADPQVGKTAAVGRGQNPATVRLPHQELVQEQQLLQAETVESKLGSRVVGSYFDASGELVVAVSDAATAAAVRAAGAIPKLVRYTADQLRGVQGELDHVATGSSAGQVKSWYVDPVTGTVVVTVPAGARDLVTQRFLRAAEENGAMVTVRRSQGRPTLTDGEFGLLGGLQVDKNTGYTCSLGFNATTGDGQHIFLTAGHCTSGKPSWSRNGYVLGNTRTSSFPGNDFGTVSVIEGWDPQGRVERWGSEDVVVRGTASPTVGSMVCKSGKSTKWTCGRIVARDVTVNYGNNRVVKGLFQHTACVEAGDSGGANMSGDYAQGITSGAALISGQCLAKYGQQNESYSQPIGEALSASGASLVLG comes from the coding sequence ATGTCAGGGCGTTTTCGGGTCGGCGCCGCACTCACCGGGATCGTCGTTCTGACGGCGGCCGGATTGATCGCGGCGAACGGCGCGCAAGCGGACCCCCAGGTCGGCAAGACCGCGGCGGTGGGGCGGGGACAGAATCCAGCAACAGTCAGGCTGCCGCATCAGGAGCTCGTGCAGGAGCAGCAGTTGCTCCAGGCCGAGACGGTGGAGTCGAAGCTCGGCTCCCGGGTGGTCGGCAGCTATTTCGACGCCTCCGGTGAGCTGGTGGTCGCGGTCTCGGACGCAGCGACCGCCGCCGCGGTCCGCGCGGCCGGTGCGATCCCCAAGCTGGTCCGCTACACCGCCGACCAGTTGCGCGGCGTGCAGGGCGAGCTGGACCACGTGGCGACCGGCTCCAGCGCGGGCCAGGTCAAGTCCTGGTACGTCGACCCGGTCACCGGGACGGTCGTCGTCACCGTGCCCGCCGGGGCCCGTGACCTGGTCACCCAGCGGTTCCTGCGCGCGGCCGAGGAGAACGGCGCCATGGTGACCGTTCGCAGGTCCCAGGGCAGGCCGACCCTCACCGACGGCGAGTTCGGGCTGCTGGGCGGCCTCCAGGTCGACAAGAACACCGGTTACACCTGCTCGCTCGGCTTCAACGCGACGACCGGCGACGGTCAGCACATCTTCCTCACCGCTGGGCACTGCACGAGCGGCAAGCCGTCGTGGTCCCGCAACGGCTACGTCCTCGGCAACACGAGGACCTCGAGCTTCCCCGGCAACGACTTCGGCACGGTCAGCGTGATCGAGGGCTGGGACCCACAGGGCCGGGTCGAGCGCTGGGGCAGCGAGGACGTCGTAGTACGGGGTACTGCGAGTCCGACCGTCGGGTCGATGGTGTGCAAGTCCGGCAAGAGCACCAAGTGGACCTGTGGGCGCATCGTGGCCCGCGACGTCACCGTCAACTACGGGAACAACAGGGTCGTCAAGGGCCTGTTCCAGCACACCGCGTGCGTCGAGGCCGGCGACTCCGGTGGTGCCAACATGTCCGGCGACTACGCGCAGGGAATCACCAGCGGGGCCGCCCTGATCAGCGGCCAGTGCCTGGCGAAATACGGTCAGCAGAACGAGTCGTACAGCCAACCGATCGGTGAGGCGCTGTCCGCTAGCGGCGCCTCATTGGTACTGGGTTAG
- the folP gene encoding dihydropteroate synthase, whose product MGVVNVTPDSFSDGGEWFEPGAAIKHGRELLAEGADLLDVGGESTRPGAVRPEPAEEIRRVLPVIETLAAEGALISIDTMRADVAALALDAGAVMVNDVSGGQADPDMLALVAERRTPYVCMHWRGHSVDMQNRASYGDVVAEVIAELGERVEAIRAAGIDLGRVALDPGLGFAKNADHNWEVLRRLREFGVLGLPLLIGASRKAFLGRLLADEETGEPRSAVRRDDASAAVSALAAAAGAWCVRAHAVAPSADAVRVARRWGGV is encoded by the coding sequence ATGGGTGTCGTCAACGTGACCCCGGATTCCTTCTCCGACGGCGGTGAGTGGTTCGAGCCGGGTGCCGCGATCAAGCACGGCCGCGAACTGCTCGCCGAAGGCGCCGACCTGCTCGACGTCGGCGGCGAGTCCACCCGGCCGGGCGCGGTCCGGCCCGAGCCTGCCGAAGAGATCCGCCGGGTGCTGCCCGTGATCGAGACGCTGGCGGCCGAAGGCGCGCTGATCTCGATCGACACGATGCGCGCCGACGTGGCCGCGCTGGCCCTGGACGCCGGCGCCGTGATGGTGAACGACGTGTCCGGCGGCCAGGCCGACCCGGACATGCTCGCACTGGTGGCCGAGCGACGTACGCCGTACGTGTGCATGCACTGGCGCGGGCACTCCGTGGACATGCAGAACCGGGCGTCGTACGGCGATGTGGTGGCTGAGGTGATTGCCGAGCTCGGGGAGCGGGTAGAAGCGATCCGCGCGGCCGGGATCGACCTGGGCCGGGTGGCGCTGGACCCGGGCCTGGGTTTTGCGAAGAACGCGGACCACAACTGGGAGGTGCTGCGCCGGCTGCGGGAGTTCGGCGTACTGGGCCTGCCGCTGTTGATCGGTGCGTCGCGCAAGGCGTTCCTCGGTAGGCTGCTCGCCGACGAGGAGACGGGTGAGCCGAGATCGGCCGTCCGGCGAGACGACGCCAGTGCGGCCGTCTCCGCCCTCGCCGCCGCGGCGGGCGCGTGGTGTGTCAGGGCGCACGCGGTGGCGCCGAGCGCGGATGCGGTCCGGGTGGCCCGCAGGTGGGGAGGGGTATGA
- a CDS encoding nuclear transport factor 2 family protein, with translation MTQEQSAGRGQGAGVESVVLNANTAFYNAFEAGDLDLMAAVWLPEPDPVCIHPGNAAIYGYSEMMRAWAMIFANTPYIQFFLTDVQVRVDEDVAYVTCTENVLSSGEGAPEEGFAGGKALATNVFRKTTSGWRLWIHHASPVLSSGGRLEEAE, from the coding sequence ATGACGCAGGAGCAGTCAGCGGGTCGAGGACAGGGCGCGGGCGTGGAGAGCGTGGTGCTGAACGCCAACACGGCGTTCTACAACGCGTTCGAGGCCGGCGACCTCGATCTGATGGCGGCCGTCTGGCTGCCCGAGCCGGATCCGGTCTGCATCCACCCGGGAAACGCGGCGATCTACGGCTACAGCGAGATGATGCGAGCGTGGGCGATGATCTTCGCCAACACGCCGTACATCCAGTTCTTCCTGACCGACGTACAGGTAAGAGTCGATGAAGACGTGGCTTACGTCACGTGTACGGAGAATGTCCTGTCGTCCGGCGAAGGGGCCCCGGAGGAGGGTTTCGCGGGGGGAAAGGCGCTCGCGACGAACGTCTTCCGGAAAACAACTTCGGGCTGGCGGTTGTGGATCCACCACGCCTCCCCGGTACTGTCGTCTGGGGGTCGACTTGAGGAGGCGGAATGA
- the folB gene encoding dihydroneopterin aldolase: protein MSGPVLPPDVIEIRGIRGFGRHGVFDHERADGQEFVVDVRLELDTRPAAASDDLADTVNYGVVAERVHAAIENDPVDLIETLAQRIADLCLADRRVTAAAVTIHKPSAPIKVPFDDVVLTVQRRAGDSS from the coding sequence ATGAGCGGTCCCGTGCTGCCTCCTGACGTGATCGAGATCCGCGGCATCCGTGGCTTCGGCCGGCACGGGGTGTTCGACCACGAGCGGGCCGACGGGCAGGAGTTCGTCGTCGACGTCCGGCTCGAGCTGGACACCCGGCCCGCGGCCGCGTCGGACGACCTGGCCGACACGGTCAACTACGGAGTCGTCGCCGAACGGGTGCACGCGGCCATCGAGAACGACCCCGTCGACCTGATTGAGACACTGGCCCAACGGATCGCGGATCTGTGCCTCGCCGACCGGCGGGTGACAGCAGCCGCGGTGACCATCCACAAACCCTCGGCGCCGATCAAGGTGCCGTTCGACGACGTTGTCCTGACCGTGCAGCGCAGAGCCGGAGATTCCTCGTGA